The following nucleotide sequence is from Salvia splendens isolate huo1 chromosome 2, SspV2, whole genome shotgun sequence.
CACTATTGGGATCAAGATCTTCCACAAAGTAGATAGTTTTGCCTTGGAAGCTTCGACTCCTTTGCAAGTAGGGAACTTCAACTCTTCAATTCCGCCACAAAAACCTTGGTTTCCATCAAGAGAAATTGAACTTAAGTTCGTAAAAACTCCTCTCGACGGAACTTCTCCTTGTAGCCTATTGAAGGACAAGTTCAGCGTCTCAAGCTTCAAATTCTCCAAAAACGAGGGAATTGATCCAGACAGATTGTTTTGCGAAAGATCCAACTCTTGTAAGCCCATCAAAGAACTCATTCCTACAGGAATCTCACCTTGAAGAAGATTCTCATCGAGGTAGAGTCGTTGCAAGCTAACGCAACTACTCAAAGATGTGGGAATCACTCCAGACAGTCTATTGCTAGACAAGTCCAATGCCGCGAGGTTTCTCAAAGAGCCAACTTCACTTGGAATAGAACCCTCAAGGGCATTGTGAGAGAGATTAAGCACAATGGAAAGCGACGAAAGTCTCATGATTTCTCGAGGGATCAAACCAGTGAACTTGTTTTCAGAGAGGTCTAACTCTAGCAAGTTGGAGAAGCTGCCAAGAGCCCAAGACTAGAAGGCACATTTCCAGAAAGCTCATTCCCATATAGTTGGAATCGACTCAAATGAGTCATGTTTCCAAACAATGAAGGTAGTTCGCCTCGAAATCTATTTCTTCCCATAAAAAGGTTACGCAAATTCGAGAGCTTTGACATTGATTCGGGAATTTGGCCATCAAGAAGATTGTGAGACAGATCAACCACATCAAGATTGACAAGATTTCCAATTCCTAAAGGAATGCTTCCATGTATCTGATTCTTGTGTATGTCAAACATATTGACAAGAATAGACAAATTGCCTAAGGATTCTGGTAAAGAACCACTCAACATGTTCTCACTAACATCAAAACGCTCTAACTTGGTCGAATTTGTCAATGATGAAATGAAGCTCATGTCATCTTCAATCAAGTTTGAATGTAAAAAGAAATCTTGAATCAAAGTAAGCCTCTCAAGATTAGGTATAGGTCCAGTGAATTGATTAGTGGACAAGACAATCCACTCAATCAGTGAAGCATTTGAAATGAAACTAGGGATGGGCCCACTAAAAAGGTTTCCCTCAAGAAGTAAAACAGCAATATTAGGAAGTGTGACACCAGTACTAGAAGGAATAATCCCTTCAAGACTATTAATAGAAacatcaaaatatataatactagATATATTAAAGAGAGCATGAGGAATGCTACCAGTGAAGTTATTTTCACTCAATTGAAGAGATTCGAGGCTATGGAGGCGGCCGAGTGACTCGGGAATCTCTCCGGAGAAATTGCATGATCCTAAAGACAACCTTTGGAGGGTTGTTATGTTACCAATGGATGAAGGGATAAGCCCGGAAAAGTGGTTTCTTGAAAAAGCTATTATTTCGAGTTTGGGCAAGAAGCCTAGTTCATTAGGTATGGCTCCGGAAAGAAAATTCATTGTGAAATCAAGCCGCACGAGGTTGGTGCAGTTGTAGATATTTTTTGGTATTTCGCCCATGAAGGAGTTGTTTCTAAAGTCAAGAAGCTGAAGCATGGGTAAGAGAGTGATTTGTGGAGGAATTGGGCCTTGGAAAGAGTTGTCTCTAAGGGTGATGTTGGTGAGAAGAGAGAGGTTACCTATGTGCGGGGAGAGGTTTCCGACGAGGCCTAGAGACGACAAGGTTAAGGCGACAACTCTGTTGCCGCGACATTGGATGCCTCTCCAGCTGCATAAGGGGAGTGTTTGGTTCCATGAAGAGAGAGCTCCTTGTGGATCTTGAAGGCTGGATTTGATGGCTAGAAGTGAGAGTTGGTCTGTTTGGTTGGTGGAACATGTTGTAGGTGGAAGAAGGGTGgtgaagaggaggaagaagaagagtggTAGAGAAAGAAGAAATGTCATCAAGTTTGCCATGCTCATGAATGAGAGGATAAAGACGTGGATTCATGTTCATAGttgaaatttatatttataattaatttcattaGTTGTTTGATTTTAGATTTTGTGGAGTAGTAGAATCTCATACTTGCATACATTGAAATTTAGGTGGAGAGGAGACAACCGTATACTTTCATAACGAAGACATAATGTGAAATCTAAAGTCCAATGATGGGGTAATTAACATAACGAAGCATTAAAGAATAGCTAAATAATTTCAAGAATTTGACTCAAGTTCTTAAGCTAtgatatctctttttttttcccacaccaaacatgtcaaaatattaCTTTGTATCCCCTACTTATTGACGTGgttatttagatttaaataaAGTAGTTGCTGGATCAGAAAAGGTGTGGATAAAATACTATCAATTATAGAATTAAAATATGGTATATCACaaacaattttatttaactataatatcttaataatttaatactatatataTTTGGCTCATTCTGAATTTAGATACATTCTTATTTGGATCATCTCCtcatatatatagaggtgtgatcaaatacaaacccctatctataatacaaactacaaactttaatcctacacaCTCCTTGTAAGTAATCAACGGTTAGTAATGTGATtcatatgtcaatgtcaacgcgtaatacaaattctgtcactggggaaatgtcaacgcctaatacaaattctgtcactgggggaatgtcaatgtcaacgcctaatataaattctgtcactggagggaatgtcaacaatgtcaacgcctaaaatttgtatagtttgtattatagagggtttgtagatTATCGTGAccctatatagatatatatacatatattagtagatggtttttatatttgaaaagactatctgtattttttttcatattggTACGTAAGCTTAATAGTATTTTTTGcttctaaattttttttattctcaaCTAACCTACCCTAATTCTTAATAGATTGTCTTGGCTGAATATGTATGAGGTGACTTATTCAAACTGGAactaatttgatttaatttgctTTGAAGTTTGACCTTACATGGATGGCCATACCCGGTCAAAACTACCACTTTAATATCAACTTCTAGAATATTTAAAGATTTTCAAACTTTAACAAAAAAGAAGTCtactataaattaaattcatttCATATTAGACAGGCGTATGTTAGAGACTTATACTATGGTATGTCAGTTACACTTGACAACTTGTATTTATCCATATATAGAATGCTGATGCAGCGTCCactatgataaaaaaaaatatatgtcgTTTTTTTCAAAGTCTTATCCCCAGCAAGGCAGCAAGTATTTATGCTAATACAATAACATGAAAATTTATTAGATTGTGATTTTTATgatgcatatttttatgagtTAATGGCCATTAATTCTAGCCCTATTCATATGGCAAAAGCAAAATCCATCAAGATGGATAGTAGAatttaaaaatagtactactaattatttTAGACTATTAAGCCTTTATACGAAATTTTCATGTAATGATTATTcgaattacttaaaaaaaatgctATATAAACTTATATAGAGTAtaagaatttaaattttaaatagagCAGTACAattgtactccatatttttattCCGCATGTGGGCTAATACCATTTTGGGCCTATGCACTATTGGAAACGAATTATGGGCCCATGACAATATTAGTACatgataaaataacaaattaaaatgtTCTTGGATAATAATAtgggggagcgttattctcctattcatcccttagatcctttattcttcttaatatgagccgttagatctcattcatcaaaggtctagatgatctgcattattacactataaggatgcattattagtcggtgtgcattattcaactgaaaatctgcattattaaatgacacgtggcactaatctaaccatcgatgacaaaatcgtggggctgagatcaagaaggaaaaaggagaaaatatgcaaaaaggaaatgaatacatccctaatAATACGCGTATAAAAGATAGATGCCAAATTTGTTTAAAATCTCAGATCAATTTGTTTACATTCGTTCTGTTTTAACCTAATAAATACAGCCTTCGTCCCATAAGAGCatgcactatttccattttagtccgccCCACAAAagtatgcattttctaattttaaaaactattctctctaataaggtgagatCCAATCTCCACCGACAATACTtgaattactttttctttctacatctctccggagtaataaaaaatacatgtaTTTTGATTTTCATACAATTTGTAAAATTGATTATTATACAATATTTTTTggtataataaaattaaaataaatagattAAACTAATCAATAATAACGACTTTTTCAGTACCTCATTCCTATTGAAAGTTAGAGATTGACCTTACTTATTTTTTTACCCTATTTCTTATAGCCACTGAAATTTATTACgaatatttgtaatattttattacGAATATTTGTAATATGGATTCTCTAGTCAAACAAAGGAAAAAATAGACTTGATTTCACCATTAAGATTGACAAAAAATGTTTGAATTAgagaaataatataattttgaacAATAGgactaaattattaaatttatgatGGAGAGAGTTCCTACACATATAGTAAACGCACACACTACGAATTTTGAGGCTTACATACCTGTTCTATTTGATTGTCATGATCAATGATAAAGCAAAGTTAGTATTTTTTGTGACATAGTTAATTATAATAccaaaattacaaaattgaataaaaaattataattgtatAATATGTGGTCTGAGTTGTATGCATGACCAAAAACATGAATTAAAAACACGATCACGTTATATAAGAGAAGCAACGAAACATTTAAACAATAATGAAGAATGACTAGTTCAAGGAATACTAGTTCAAGGGCAACAATTAGTCAATAATTATGATCAAGTCTTGAGATATTTTAATAGATTTTGTACAGATAAAAGTAATTATTCAAtactaaatttatatatttatattctttaatatTCATATAAGTAGTTAAACTATCAATTATAACTACAAATATCAATACTATGATTTATTAGGACTTGTGATAGGTGCAAGACTTGAATTTTAGGGGAGGAATTCgtgttttttaataataaatctGATTTCTTAGATATAAATGGAGTGTTATCAtatgtaattaataaataataaaaaacacaatctAAAAGGACATCATACATTTTTATTATAGAAATACTTCATGTTTTTTCGGCATATATCATGTGAAGAAGTAATCTATAAAAATGGAGTTGAAATCCCCCACATCTTATTACAAAATCTTAATAAACACATTTATTTTGTAGAGGAAATAAATGGTTTCAAGAAATGTATTGATCGCTATATTCTTAGTTACGATTCTTGTTATTTCCTCACGAGTTGGAGATGCTCGAGAACTCTCTGAGAAATCAAATAGAGATTCATGTAAGTActttcttcatctcaaaactttCATAGTTGTGTTGCCGTTAATTTTGCTTCTACTTTCGTGTGTTCGTGCATTACTTTTCTTTGTAGTCGTCTTGAATAGAACGTTTGCTTTTGGACCGTGTTCTGAACTGCTTCTATACTGCTCGTCATTTTTTTCACTAGACGTTTTGTAACACATAAAAAAATGACAGTAAACGAAGTTGAGCAGCTAGATGATGATCAATATGATTGCGGAGTGCCCGGCTGTTGTGGAAGCGACAAAGATAGATTTTGCCGCTGCTGCCGTTAACAATTTGTCATGTTattgatttaaattttattattgtttctGGAATTTCAACTATATATGTAGCTTACTTAATTAATAAACTGGTAATATTGAAATTATAAGCCCCAAGTATGCATTCATAACTTCGTATTTCAGTAACTACTTTCGAACCTCTTACTTCAATTTTGGTCTTTTTATCCAAAAATCGGCTCAAGTCTAAGTCGAAGAATGATATTCCAGTTGTGGTTGATTGACTCCACCATCAGCTCGCTCACGAAGTTcagaaaattttattaaattctagAGTTGACACGGGCACCACCACGGTCCGACAGCTCTGCCACAATAGTTTTGTTCTTCGTATGTCAATCGTTGCTAGCGATGACCTAATTTTCGATGCAGCAACCAGCTCTTTCCTTGTGTTTTACTTTAGAAGTTTATTTGTTGAATCTGCACGTCAAAATCATATTTATGTTTAGGTCACGAGATAtattaaagttaaaaaaaattttgtttaagataTTATTACCAAGTCTCATAAATATGGAGTACAACTTTATACTACAAATTGGTCGACTTTATAGTACAATTTAAATATAGTACTGTATTAAATGAAGACAAATAGTCAACACACAAATTGGTCTCTTTAAAAAACACTGTTACCAAATCTCACCTAATCGAAGACTAAACGTGCGTTAATTTGATCGCCAAAAGTGATCGTTCAccaaaaattgattataaatgtataattaattaaactagtcgtatattttttgcaaaaaacaCAGAATTTCAATGATCCGTTGAAACAAAGTTGAATTGGACATTTATAAAAACATGGGCCCAAGCCCGTTAGAAGCTAGCCTAGTCTAGGCCCAGCTCTAATGAGGCCCACTAAATTCCGCTACTCAGTCATTATTTGGTTTGGTATTGCTATTGCACAAGACTTTGAATGTTtggtaattttaattattttatcctAATATCAACTTAATTGTTGTCATTTTACTCAAATTTATATTTTCctaaaaaattattgtaataaGGTAAACTTGGAAGCATGtatatttgaataaatattaattaatttatgtactTCTATAACTATCCaactaaaatatatataaactaTAGTTGACAAAAAGAGATCTTATAAATAACTTGAATTCCTCAAGTTGttactttattcaatttataataattaaccaaaaattaaaaatatgtgaaaatttcaaaaaatgtgTACATAAAAAACTATCACCCTGATCCATTTAGCGAATGGACCTTGGTTTGGCCCAATTATTTTCAATAGCTAGCACAAACCACTTCAATTACAGGCCTGTGCTTCATTAGGTCTTAAATTAATCGGTCATCATTGGCCTGATTAGGTTAGATCGATTCTGCCCAGACCATTAGGTCTTAAATTAATCGGTCATCATTAGCCTTATTAAGTTAGATCGATTCTGCCCAAACCATTAGGTCTTAAATTAATCGGTCATCTTTGGCCTGATTAGGTTAGATCGATTCTGCCCAGACCACTTGACAACTCTGACGTCGTTAATGTTCCATGTCTCGTATGGGCAAATAACACTTGGGCCTATACACCTTAGACATCGAAACATGGGACCAAAACAGTATCATATGCGCATAAATATCATGTTAGTGAGATTAGGGATATCTGAAAATAGGTAGAAGTTTGATTTGATATTGAGACTTGTGTAAGCTTGTTCTCTCACCTAATTGCgttaaatattaatatcattaaaGAAAGTGGGAAGATGGTTTTGTCACCACTTAACTTCCTTCTAATTTCTCTCTTAATTCTATCATCTTTTGGTTTTATCTTTCatactaatatttattaattGCGCCATcaacaaatgaaattatttttcatgaacaaataaattaataaataaatatttatatattaaaatctaAATAAGTAtacgaaataaaataagtaCTCATGTTGGGTGGACATATGTAAACAATGGTCATAGAAAATATGGTTATGACTTTGTCTAACCTTTTTTACTTTGTCTAATTCTTTTCTCTGCACGCACACACATCATACCCATCACTTTCCTAAAGCTCAATCAAACCTGATCTTTACCAAAATCATTTTTGTgtgaaaaaattattttattgcaatttcgtttttattaatgtactaCTCCTTTCAATTGGGTTGGTGCCTTCACcgtatttttattattgtattcatttcatttttgtatcttttgttctttgttctttttaatctcagccccacgattttgtcatccgacggttagattggtgccacgtgtcatttaataatgcagattttcagttgaataatgcacaccgactaataatgcaccattatagtgtaataatgtagattttcagttgaataatgcacaccgactaataatgcaccattatagtgtaataatgcagatcatctggaccgttgatgaatgagatctaacggctcatattaagaagaataaaggatctaagggatgaataggagaataacgctcccctatatatatatatacttcttccgtcccaagatagttgagtcgtattcctttttcggtttttttttttcttacataGGAGTTCGAAATACATTCGGCAAGCGAACTAGCCCGCCACAGCCCCTCGTGG
It contains:
- the LOC121793131 gene encoding probable LRR receptor-like serine/threonine-protein kinase At3g47570, with product MANLMTFLLSLPLFFFLLFTTLLPPTTCSTNQTDQLSLLAIKSSLQDPQGALSSWNQTLPLCSWRGIQCRGNRVVALTLSSLGLVGNLSPHIGNLSLLTNITLRDNSFQGPIPPQITLLPMLQLLDFRNNSFMGEIPKNIYNCTNLVRLDFTMNFLSGAIPNELGFLPKLEIIAFSRNHFSGLIPSSIGNITTLQRLSLGSCNFSGEIPESLGRLHSLESLQLSENNFTGSIPHALFNISSIIYFDVSINSLEGIIPSSTGVTLPNIAVLLLEGNLFSGPIPSFISNASLIEWIVLSTNQFTGPIPNLERLTLIQDFFLHSNLIEDDMSFISSLTNSTKLERFDVSENMLSGSLPESLGNLSILVNMFDIHKNQIHGSIPLGIGNLVNLDVVDLSHNLLDGQIPESMSKLSNLRNLFMGRNRFRGELPSLFGNMTHLSRFQLYGNELSGNVPSSLGLLFTGLIPREIMRLSSLSIVLNLSHNALEGSIPSEVGSLRNLAALDLSSNRLSGVIPTSLSSCVSLQRLYLDENLLQGEIPVGMSSLMGLQELDLSQNNLSGSIPSFLENLKLETLNLSFNRLQGEVPSRGVFTNLSSISLDGNQGFCGGIEELKFPTCKGVEASKAKLSTLWKILIPIVVIGGLCIVILVFLQCKKTKENPHPVVSSEDTIGGQLLRLSYADLLKATNGFSESNVVGVGRFGSVYKAVLDDEKDIVVAVKVLNLEIRGASKTFMAECRTLGGIRHRNLVKLVSVCDSVDFKGNDFKALVYEFKVNGSLDKWLHNNEEESGEDLKSLSIIQRLNIALDIAHGIKYLHFGSDSSIIHGDLKPSNILLDHDMVACVGDFGLAKIASNILSFSYESNTSSFGIKGTLGYVPPEYGTFDSISMQGDVYSFGIILLEMFTNKRPTNDLFGGEVNLHKYVSSALSHGLMDIVDPRLKIEGLEMEFIGSILNIGVSCSKENPRDRMPITLVENELADILAQLQPFSWDV